The region TCGTTCATCAAGAGGTGATTACTTCGGGATTTTTTAGCGTTGATGAAATTCTAAATTTCCAGTCGGGTTATTACGGAATTCGTAACAACAAAGAGCGCATCGACTTTCTGTTACATAAGCTTTCCTTGTATGAACACCGTCATAAAAAGGTCAAACAACTTTCTGGTGGCATGAAACGCCGCCTGATGATTGCAAAAGCTTTGGTGCACACGCCTCGCTTGCTGCTGTTGGATGAGCCGACTGCGGGTGTAGATATTGGCCTGCGTGAAACTCTGTGGCAGTTCGTTCAAGAGCTGCGTAAAGAAGGAATGTCGATCTTGCTGACGACCCATTACCTTGAGGAGGCTGAGCAGCTTTGCGACCGAATTGGTATCATTAATCTCGGAAATCTTGAGGCTTTGGGAGAAACCAAGGAATTGGTCCGCAAATACACTCAAAAGAAAATCCGTCTGACATTGTCAGAGCCCTTTGCATTTAAGACTGACTATATGTTCTTTCATGAAGGCATGGAGTTTATGTTCGTTGTTCCTCCAGGAAAACTAATGGGGGAGTTCCTCAATGAAATCCAAGTTCCCGTGAACATCATTAAAGACGTAAAAATCGAAGAAGGTAATTTGGAAGAAGCCTTTATGAAGGTGGTGAGCAAATGATGACGCCATTTATTGCCCTTTTCCGTCGTGAAATTGCGCGTTTCTTAAAAGTGATCGTGCAAACAATCGTGACTCCTTTTGTTTCCTCATTCTTGTATCTTTTGATCTTTGGTGTGTCTTTGGGTGCAGCGATGCCGACTCATCAAGGAGTTAAATATCTTTCGTTCCTGATTCCTGGTTTGATGATGATGGGCTTGATGAATAATGCCTTTCAAAATTCATCTTCATCGATTGTCTCGTCGAAGTTTTCTGGAGATTTGGAAGACTTGCGGGTGGCTCCTATTAGCAATCAGGAGATCATCTGGGCGATGAGTCTTGCGGCTTTAGTGCGTGGATTTATCGTGGCATTGATCACTTATATCGTGGGATCTGTTTTCTGTTGGTATCAGCAGGGAGAGATCTTAACCATTGCTCATCCGATTTATACGATGTTCTTTGTGGTCGTGGCTGGATTGATTTTTTCCCTTTTGGGGATCTCAGTGGCTTTTTGGGCAACAACGTTTGATCAATTGTCGGCGTTTTCGGCTTTCATTCTTTTGCCTTTGACGTACCTGGGAGGAGTTTTCTTATCCATCGATCATCTGCATCCGTTTTGGCAGATGCTTTCAAAACTGAATCCTCTTTTATATCTTATCAACGGTCTTCGTTATGGGGTGATTGGGGTTAGCGATGTCAGCATGGAAGTGGCTGTTCCAGTTTCTATATTGGGATTTGTGGTATTCTATGGCCTGGCGAATTTCAGTTTAAAACGCGGCTCATTCCAACGCTGGTAACCTGATTTCGACAAGTTGACGCCGGTGGTTAAGGTGAGTTCTTTGTGAATCGGTGTCCTTTGGGTTAATAAATTTCGATCATTCGGAGAATACGATGTTTGAAAACTTATCTGATAAAATTATGGCATCCCTTAAAAAGGTTCGTGGTCAAAGCAAGATCACTGAATCCAACATTGAAGATGTCATTAAAGAAATCCGCTTAAGTTTCCTTGAAGCTGATGTGAACTTTAAAGTCGTAAAAAACTTTATCGATCGCGTGAAGGCAAAGGCCTTAGGTGCGGAGGTTCTGCAAAACGTAAATCCAGGTCAGCAATTTGTAAAAATTGTGCACGATGAATTGGTGCAAACTTTGGGTGGCGGCGCAGTTGATATCAACGTGCGCGAAAATCCAAGTGTGATTTTCATGGTGGGTTTGCAGGGGGCTGGTAAAACCACATCTTCTGCAAAATTGGCTCTGTATATCCGTCAGAAATTGGGTAAAAAACCAGGATTGATTCCAGCCGATATCTATCGTCCAGCGGCGATTGATCAGCTACAAACCTTGGGTAAGCAAAATAATATTCCTACTTTCCCGACGCCGATTGGGATGAAACCGGAAGAGATTCTGGAAAAATCCAAACAATGGGCAAAAGACAATATGATCGACGTGGTTATTGTAGATACAGCCGGTCGTTTGCAAGTGGATGACGAGTTGATGGGAGAGTTAGGGCGTTTGAAGGACATCTGGGCTCCACAAGAAATCTTGTTGGTTGCAGATGCGATGCTAGGACAACAGTCTGTGAATGTCGCAGAGGGCTTCCACAAGCGTTTAAACTTAACAGGACTGGTTCTAACAAAAGTAGACGGT is a window of Bdellovibrio sp. SKB1291214 DNA encoding:
- the ffh gene encoding signal recognition particle protein; this translates as MFENLSDKIMASLKKVRGQSKITESNIEDVIKEIRLSFLEADVNFKVVKNFIDRVKAKALGAEVLQNVNPGQQFVKIVHDELVQTLGGGAVDINVRENPSVIFMVGLQGAGKTTSSAKLALYIRQKLGKKPGLIPADIYRPAAIDQLQTLGKQNNIPTFPTPIGMKPEEILEKSKQWAKDNMIDVVIVDTAGRLQVDDELMGELGRLKDIWAPQEILLVADAMLGQQSVNVAEGFHKRLNLTGLVLTKVDGDARGGAALSIREVTGIPIKFLGVGEKVNALEVFHPDRLAGRILDMGDVLSLVEKAAEVIDEKAARDSAKKIMKNEFTLDDFLGQIQQLKKMGGFETILKFLPGMGEISKQLKNMTPPDNEIKKIEAIIRSMTIQERNNHKILNASRRTRIANGSGTQVSDVNKLIKQFEDAKKMMSGMMKMGMGRGGMKFPF
- a CDS encoding ABC transporter ATP-binding protein, with the translated sequence MLPLKIENLKKKYPTGQEAVKGISFDVKPGEIFGLLGPNGAGKTTIISTITTLEEPSSGAVEVFGQDVMANPRYTKQQLGVVHQEVITSGFFSVDEILNFQSGYYGIRNNKERIDFLLHKLSLYEHRHKKVKQLSGGMKRRLMIAKALVHTPRLLLLDEPTAGVDIGLRETLWQFVQELRKEGMSILLTTHYLEEAEQLCDRIGIINLGNLEALGETKELVRKYTQKKIRLTLSEPFAFKTDYMFFHEGMEFMFVVPPGKLMGEFLNEIQVPVNIIKDVKIEEGNLEEAFMKVVSK
- a CDS encoding ABC transporter permease, translating into MMTPFIALFRREIARFLKVIVQTIVTPFVSSFLYLLIFGVSLGAAMPTHQGVKYLSFLIPGLMMMGLMNNAFQNSSSSIVSSKFSGDLEDLRVAPISNQEIIWAMSLAALVRGFIVALITYIVGSVFCWYQQGEILTIAHPIYTMFFVVVAGLIFSLLGISVAFWATTFDQLSAFSAFILLPLTYLGGVFLSIDHLHPFWQMLSKLNPLLYLINGLRYGVIGVSDVSMEVAVPVSILGFVVFYGLANFSLKRGSFQRW